A window of Ficedula albicollis isolate OC2 chromosome 15, FicAlb1.5, whole genome shotgun sequence genomic DNA:
CCAGATCagctgaaccgctcttccgatctgcaGGAGCCTGGCCCTGCCGCCCTCCAACCTGCCCTCCATCCAGAGCATCATCTACCAGATCAATCAGCAGTGCCAGGCGCAGGGTGCCCAGCCCGGCTGCCCGGCCGTGGTGGCCGCTCACGCCAGCCCGGCCAAGCACGGCGCCTTCGGCCCCAGCTACGGCGGCGCCGCGctgcccaccccccccccccccccccccccccccccccccccccccccccccccccccccccccccccccccccccccccccccccccccccccccccccccccccccccccccccccccccccccccccccccccccccccccccccccccccccccccccccccccccccccccccccccccccccccccccccccccccccccccccccccccccccccccccccccccccccccccccccccccccccccccccccccccccccccccccccccccccccccccccccccccccccccccccccccccccccccccccccccccccccccccccccccccccccccccccccccccccccccccccccccccccccccccccccccccccccccccccccccccccccccccccccccccccccccccccccccccccccccccccccccccccccccccccccccccccccccccccccccccccccccccccccccccccgcggcgggGGCGCCCTGAGCAAATCCCCCGAGACGTGCGCGGGCGGCTCGCGGCCCTACGGGCTGGGCGGTGACAAGGTGAGCTCGTCCCCCTTGAACTGCATGCACGGCAACTTCGCCGTGGGCCAGTACTTCGCTCCCCCCTGGAACAGCATCCTGGTGACCCCCAACAGCGACTGTTACAACCCCGCGGAGCTGGGGGCCGGGCCCCGCGAGCTGGGGGTGCCCCCGGCCGAGGGGCTGCCCAGCAAGACCCTCTGCAATACCTccatcctcagcagcagcctccagtCCCTGGAGTATCTCATCAACGACATCCACCCGCCCTGCATCAAGGAGCAGATGCTGGGCAAGGGCTACGAGACCGTGTCTGTGCCAAGGCTCTTGGACCACCAGCACGCCCACATCCGCCTGCCCGTCTACAGATAAGGGACCGATGCTGCTCTTCCCAAACCAACCCAGGGCCAGGACTTTGGGCGAGCTGCGGGCACCGGACCGGGGGGACGGGGAGGGGACGCGGGGTCGGCTGCCCAAAGGGCTCCTGGGACACTGGCGCTGCACCGGGGTCCCCAGACTGGACACACCCGCTGGAAGCCGAGGCTGAAGGACCGCTTGTCTATATAGCTCAGAAATCATTTTTATCTCCACGAATGTGAACAGGGAATTGCTACGAGTTGCTGCTATCCAGGGAGGGGAGGCTCTGCTGCGCTGGCAGAGCCCGGTGTCGTGGCTGGCCGGGAGGCTCCAGGGTGGGTCCCAGCCCAGTGTGTGGCCGGTGCTGACCTGACAGCTGTCCAGGAGGCTCCACAGTGGCCAatcctggcacagcagtggcCGGGAGGCTCCATGGTGGCCAGTGCCAGCCCGGTGGTGGCCAGTCCCAGCCCAATGTGGCCGCAGGGATCTGGCGCCTGACCTGTAGCTGAAGTCCGTAACTTGCACTGCTTTGATTAAAGCTAATAACTGGGGACAGTCTGGAGgctatttaagaaaaaaaacacttgaaaactTGAACagaatttttgatttttgtaattttttggggttttttttagttgacTAGGCTGTACATCTACATGTTGGCTGCTACGGAGTCTCCTCTCgcccctcttcctcctcatcctcctcctctcgCTCGGCCCCACAGTGGCCACCAGCTCCTATTCCCACTCAACCAGGAGGTTCGGGaccccctcagcccctctctcCTGGGAACCCCCCAGCTCTCACACTTCCAGGCTGTTTTATTTCCCCCCTTACTGTCAGTTCTACCTTGGTTCTGGGTCGCAGTACCGGGGCGCTCACATacctccttttttaatttttttttttttttaaacacccaTACAATTCCAAAATTATGGTCCGTTATTCACTCTGTGTAATTCTGTGTTTAATAGATTTGTTCATTTACAAAAGGCTCCTCACCATGAAATACAAAGTGTTTTGATGTTTAAAGGTAAAAGAAGAATAATATCCTGATGAAACCCAAGGTGATTGTGCTCGGAAAAGAGGTACTGTATCCCTGAAAGCCTGTTCAAGCACTAAGTGCATTTACAAATCTctgagaatgttttttttttatactaaAATTGACCATTATATTCTACTGTGAGAAGTGCTGGCTGCActatattgttttaaaaatgagaaaacaaaatgaaaaaaaaaaaaaaaaaaaaaaaaaaaaaaaaaaaaaaaaaaaaaaaaaaaaccaacacaaaacccGCAAGCCGTGTGTCCGGATGGTGTTTTTCCCAAAGTAAAACCAGGATCTTGCTGGATGTGTGCTCTGGAGTCTCTTTGCTATGCTGTGGtctcccccagagctgggacaccccccctgctccaggagaTTTTTAGGGCACGGAGGAGCACCTATAAATAACCTGTTAACGATGCTGAGCCATTAATCCCGGCGCCAGTCTCCACCTCACACCCGAGGGGCTGCACATGGGACAAATCCCTGGGATTAGGGCTGTGGCCTCACGTGCACCCGTGGGACGCCCGTCCCTGGTGGGGCCACGGGTGCTGGGGTCAGGCaccgtgtccccatcctgtcACCGGCACTGGGGGTGGCATCTCTGCTGCCATTGTCACCCAGCTTCCCACTGGGTTTCCCCAAGGCAGGGCCATTCCTGGTGCCCAGGTGGGATGGGGGCTCCCTGGCACGCCTAaatctcccagcagcagcagtgagtgaGTCACACTGGGATGATGGACCTGAATCCCAAATAACTCCGGGCTGTGGATGCATCTCCCCGGCCTCCGTGTCCCTTGGTGGGACACACAGCATGGCTTTATCCCAgccagggcactgggatgggatgggatgggatgggatgggatgggatgggatgggatgggatgggatgggatgggatgggatgggatgggatgggatgggatgggatgggatgggatgggatgggatgggatgggatgggatgggatgggatgggatgggatgggatgggatgggatgggatgggatgggatgggatgggatgggatgggatgggatgggatgggatgggatgggatgggatgggatgggatgggatgggatgggatgggatgggatgggatgggatgggatgggatgggatgggatgggatgggatgggatgggatgggatgggatgggatgggatgggatgggatgggatgggatgggatgggatgggatgggatgggatgggatgggatgggatgggatgggatgggatgggatgggatgggatgggatgggatgggatgggatgggatgggatgggatgggatgggatgggatgggatgggatgggatgggatgggatgggatgggatgggatgggatgggatgggatgggatgggatgggatgggatgggatgggatgggatgggatgggatgggatgggatgggatgggatgggatgggatgggatgggatgggatgggatgggatgggatgggatgggatgggatgggatgggatgggatgggatgggatgggatgggatgggatgggatgggatgggatgggatgggatgggatgggatgggatgggatgggatgggatgggatgggatgggatgggatgggatgggatgggatgggatgggatgggatgggatgggatgggatgggatgggatgggatgggatgggatgggatgggatgggatgggatgggatgggatgggatgggatgggatgggatgggatgggacgggatgggatgggatgcgaTGGGATGCGATGGGATGCGATGggatgcgatgcgatgcgatggGATGCGATGGGACAAGGACAGGTAgcgtgctggggacacagcctcgtgcctggagctgccctgtggCCATGGCTGAGGTTGGGCTGGCAGCTCCATTTGTCTCCTTTGCTCACTCCCACAATGGTGTGTGGTTCCACCGTATTTCTGGCACACCAGGAGGGGACCGCTCCGTCACCGGCGTGACAGCCCATCCAGGGAACAAAGAGAAATTGggacaaaaggaaattttcacaGAGGTTAAGGTTTCTGCTGGGGGGGGGATGGTGCCACTGCCTGCCTGCTTGTTAAAATTAGTCCGTCTGGAGGAAGATCTTTGCTCAGATCTTTGTCATTAAAAAGATGCCACATCAAAGGAATGTGGAGCGCAGCAGGGCTCCTGGCGGGTccctctgtgcagggcagccccaccTCGGGGACCCCCCCGCAGCAGGGCTCCTGGCGGGTccctctgtgcagggcagccccgCCTCGGGGACCCCCCCGCACCAAAGGGGGGACTCTAAAAaggctggggtgcagggagcagtgctgggggctccaggagaAACTTTGCTCCATCAGCTGTGCCCGTGGGAGGAGGATTCATTAGCGCTGCCTCCATCAGATTTCCCAGCTCGCTATAAATCAGGGCGAGTGGCTGGGAGCGACGGCGCGATCCATCTTGCAGGTCTCCAAGTCATTACATTTCATTAGGAGGTGTGGGggggtttttattatttagcaGGTTAATTCTCCCCTCAGATCGCTCCTTGGGAGGAGGATTTCGCTGGGCACGGGGAGGCTTCAAGCCTGGAATACAAAATAAATGGGTCCCTCCTTGGCAGGCACCTGcctccaggcagggctgctgcagtgccagctctggcagGTGCAGGTGAGCACGTGGGGACCCAAAATGGGCACAGACACCTGTGGGagatggggcagggacacctgagGTACATCCCAGCACTGAGGACGAAGACACCACAACCCATTGCCCTCCCATTCCATGGGGCACAGCATCCACAAGGGACACACTGAAGGAAACAATGCTGCTTTTGGCCCGCAGATACATTCCTGTACAAATAATACCAATAATAATACCCATTTCTAAGGCAGGTGTGCTGATATTAAACTTAGTGGCCGCCTTTGCTGTTTGGGAGTGAGGAGGAGAGACAGGCAGTATAAATTGCACGGCTGCAAAaggacttaaaaaaacccatctctCATTTTGATTGATATTAGCTTCACAAATTAAGCTTTAGatttatctaaaaataaatttgcttccACGCTGCGCATTCTGGATGACAAgtgcttttctcttccctttgttGGGTTTGTCATCGCTGGCAGGGTGGTGTAGGGAGGgggccagggctgagcacccCCTGTTCACCAGCCCCTGAGGGTGGAACAGCTCAAGGCTTGGTGGGGCAGGGGTTAAAAGGGCCAAAGTTAATCCCTGAGGGTGGCAGAAGCCTCCTGTGCTGGCACGTCACCGTGGTGGCTGTGGTGTCCCCGTCCTCATAGAGCCACTGCAGGGTGCAGGGTGATGATGCAGGGGTTTGATGacagctgctcttcccacacCTTAAATCCTTTGAAAGACCACTGACATGTGGCCTCTTGGCTTTGGGGCATCAATATCTGCACGGGAGGGGAGAAAATTTGTTTATATCTAATTTTACTGGAAAATCCCATCTCTGGTGCTGCAGCCGGGGGCAGCCACGGTGCTGAGCCCATCTCTGGCACACTGGGTGGCTGAGTCCTGATTCAGGGCCCCCCAGGCACCACACATGGCCACTCTGGTCCTGTGGCCACCCAAGCCAAGTTTCTTGTTGTCACCCAAGAACCAGCCtagaagcagagcagctcagctcctcatTCGATTAtgaagcaggagctgccacctcCGCCTCTCCCAAGGAGCGATAATGAAACATATTCATCCCTCACCCTGGGGAAATACTTAAACCACAATATGAGAGATGTATGTAAATCACATTTAAACTGAGACGGTGCCGTTAACGCTGACGGCGACTCATCGAGCTGGAAGATGAagtgtcccctctgctgctcaAGCGTttgctgagagagctgggctgtccccagggccctgGCCCAGGGTCTCTGTcagtgtcaccgtgtcaccaCGCCACTGGTGCCCACCCAAAGCGCTCCTTCACACCTGCTCAACGTCCAGCTGTTAAAGGAACGCTCACCACTGCAGGTGGatgggaggatgaggaggaaagGTGTTACAGAGGGGTGATGGAGGAGTGAGGAGGAGAGACAGGCAGTATAAATTGCACGGCTGCAAAaggacttaaaaaaacccatctctCATTTTGATTGATATTAGCTTCACAAATTAAGCTTTAGatttatctaaaaataaatttgcttccACGCTGCGCATTCTGGATGACAAgtgcttttctcttccctttgttGGGTTTGTCATCGCTGGCAGGGTGGTGTAGGGAGGgggccagggctgagcacccCCTGTTCACCAGCCCCTGAGGGTGGAACAGCTCAAGGCTTGGTGGGGCAGGGGTTAAAAGGGCCAAAGTTAATCCCTGAGGGTGGCAGAAGCCTCCTGTGCTGGCACGTCACCGTGGTGGCTGTGGTGTCCCCGTCCTCATAGAGCCACTGCAGGGTGCAGGGTGATGatgcagctgctcttcccacacCTTAAATCCTTTTAAAGACCACTGACATGTGGCCTCTTGGCTTTGGGGCATCAATATCTGCACGGGAGGGGAGAAAATTTGTTTATATCTAATTTTACTGGAAAATCCCATCTCTGGTGCTGCAGCCGGGGGCAGCCACGGTGCTGAGCCCATCTCTGGCACACTGGGTGGCTGAGTCCTGATTCAGGGCCCCCCAGGCACCACACATGGCCACTCTGGTCCTGTGGCCACCCAAGCCAAGTTTCTTGTTGTCACCCAAGAACCAGCCtagaagcagagcagctcagctcctcatTCGATTAtgaagcaggagctgccacctcCGCCTCTCCCAAGGAGCGATAATGAAACATATTCATCCCTCACCCTGGGGAAATACTTAAACCACAATATGAGAGATGTATGTAAATCACATTTAAACTGAGACGGTGCCGTTAACGCTGACGGCGACTCATCGAGCTGGAAGATGAagtgtcccctctgctgctcaAGCGTttgctgagagagctgggctgtccccagggccctgGCCCAGGGTCTCTGTcagtgtcaccgtgtcaccaCGCCACTGGTGCCCACCCAAAGCGCTCCTTCACACCTGCTCAACGTCCAGCTGTTAAAGGAACGCTCACCACTGCAGGTGGatgggaggatgaggaggaaagGTGTTACAGAGGGGtgatggatgggatggggtgaggatggggatggggacgggacgggacgggacgggacgggacgggatgggatgggatgggatggggacgggacgggacgggacgggacgggatgggatgggatgtgaAGCACTGGTTTGCTCCCGGCCCGGTTGCGGCCCCACCGCTGCGCTCCGTGTGCGGGGTCAGGCCCGGCCCgcgctccctgctcctgcccgggCCGGTCCCGCATCGCGCGGTGTGTGCTGCCCTCCAGAGGAGCCACCGCGCACCGCATCCCTGCACCGCACCTGTGCATCACATCCCTGCATCGCATCCGTACACCGCACCTGTGCATTGTAACCGTGCACCGCATCTGTACACCGCACCTGTGCATCATTGTATCCCACTACCACACTTTTAAGTCACATCCCTGTACCACACCTGTACACATCCCTGTACCATACTCGTACATCACATCCCTGTATCACACCTGTATATCGTCACATCCCTGTACCACACCTGTACACATCCCTGTACCATACTCGTACATCACATCCCTGTATCACACCTGTATATCGTCACATCCCTGTACCACACCTGTACACATCCCTGTACCATACTCGTACATCACATCCCTGTATCACACCTGTATATCGTCACATCCCTGTACCACACCTGTACACATCCCTGTACCATACTCGTACATCACATCCCTGTATCACACCTGTATATCGTCACATCCCTGTACCACACCTGTACACATCCCTGTACCATACTCGTACATCACATCCCTGTATCACACCTGTATATCGTCACATCCCTGTACCACACCTGTACACATCCCTGTACCATACTCGTACATCACATCCCTGTATCACACCTGTATATCGTCACATCCCTGTACCACACCTGTACACATCCCTGTACCATACTCGTACATCACATCCCTGTATCACACCTGTATATCGTCACATCCCTGTACCACACCTGTACACATCCCTGTACCATACTCGTACATCACATCCCTGTATCACACCTGTATATCGTCACATCCCTGTACCACACCTGTACACATCCCTGTACCATACTCGTACATCACATCCCTGTATCACACCTGTATATCGTCACATCCCTGTaccacacctgcacacatcCCTGCACCGCACCTGAGCTCAGCATGATGGGTGACCGTGCCCAAAGGCACGGCATGGCTTGGCATGGTTTGGTTTCCCTTGGCATGGcgtggcacagggagcaggcagctcctccatCCCGGAATCACCCAGCATCGAGAGGAGACAGCGGTGGCGGGTCAGTCTTTATTACTAAATAAATAATCGTATAAATCTTGTGCAAAACTCTGTGGCAAAAACCATGGGCCTTGGCGGGCGGCGGGGGCTGCGCTCCCCACCCCCGGCACGGCaccggaggggggggggggggggggggggggggggggggggggggggggcggcgggggcTGCGCTCCCCACTCCCGGCACCGGAGTGAGAGCCGAGCCGGTGAGAGCCGAGACCGCCGGCACCGCCGGGGCAGGGCCAGGACCCCGAACCGGGCTGGACACCCCCCGGGACAGCGGCCGGAGGGGAGAGGCTGCGCGAATCCCTGAGGAGCAGACAAGCACCATCTAGCCCAGCCGCGACTCCAGAGCCCGGGCGGAGTCCGTGGGCAGGCGGTGCTGCCGGGCTAGAGCGGGGAGCTCGGGGCACGGCCGCGCCAGAGAGGGGAGCTCGGGGCACGGCCGCGCTAGAGCGGGGAGCTCGGGGCATGGCCGTGCCGCTGCTCCCGCGGCTCCGCCGTGCCCAGGGTCCCCAGGGGCACCACCACCTCCTCCGGCACTGGGCAGCTCTTGTTCAGCTCCACCACGCGTGGCACCACCGTCGACCACCGATCTGCGGGGAGGTTGGGAGATGTGCAGAGCCTGTGGATGCTCCC
This region includes:
- the FAM222A gene encoding protein FAM222A, encoding MLACLQRTQNPPAQHLPCPNKALEPRKCETAPMHSPRYPSPAELDAYAQKVANSPLTIKIFPTNIRVPQHKHLNRTVNGYDTTGQRYSPYPLHAGGYQGLLAIVKAPSPLHAGGYQGLLAIVKASGKSVVKNSEGKRTKLSPAQVGVAPYPASSTLAQGPSCAGQLSYQKQLEGPVPPNVTVAASVLPLAGRSLALLALPPSNLPSIQSIIYQINQQCQAQGAQPGCPAVVAAHASPAKHGAFGPSYGGAALPRGGGALSKSPETCAGGSRPYGLGGDKVSSSPLNCMHGNFAVGQYFAPPWNSILVTPNSDCYNPAELGAGPRELGVPPAEGLPSKTLCNTSILSSSLQSLEYLINDIHPPCIKEQMLGKGYETVSVPRLLDHQHAHIRLPVYR